The following are from one region of the Paenibacillus sp. JZ16 genome:
- a CDS encoding GNAT family N-acetyltransferase, translating into MAAEIINVSTEEQLQQALDIRKDVFVLEQKVPIDLEIDEYDRLDSDAFHVLIKSEGQYAATGRITYYNKDSAKMQRIAVRKPFRSKGIGRVLMMALEAQARELKLQYSVLDAQVQAEAFYRKLGYETISDEPFDDAGIPHVRMKKEL; encoded by the coding sequence ATGGCAGCAGAAATCATAAATGTATCAACCGAAGAGCAATTGCAGCAGGCGTTGGATATCCGGAAGGATGTTTTCGTGCTTGAACAGAAGGTGCCGATTGACCTGGAGATTGATGAGTACGATCGTCTGGACTCCGATGCGTTTCATGTCCTGATCAAATCGGAGGGACAGTACGCGGCAACCGGACGTATCACCTATTACAATAAAGATTCCGCCAAAATGCAGCGAATTGCGGTTCGTAAGCCCTTCCGTTCCAAAGGGATTGGCCGCGTGCTGATGATGGCATTGGAAGCGCAGGCGCGTGAATTGAAGCTGCAGTATTCTGTACTGGATGCACAGGTTCAAGCGGAGGCATTTTATCGCAAGCTTGGGTATGAGACCATTTCGGACGAGCCGTTTGATGATGCGGGCATTCCCCACGTTCGTATGAAAAAAGAACTGTAG